A genomic segment from Streptomyces sp. NBC_01233 encodes:
- a CDS encoding DUF456 domain-containing protein, with protein sequence MDLPQLLLVGLVLLLGVLGVLVPGVPGTWLVWAGLLWWALHVRSALAWSLLVSATALLLVVQVVKWQLPPRQVRGLGITPRTAVFAGAGAVLGFVLVPVLGTVPGFVGGIYLCERQRLGTHGEAWASVRAVMRAVGTSVLVELFACLLVVGAWVGAVVAGS encoded by the coding sequence ATGGATCTGCCTCAGCTGCTCCTGGTGGGGCTGGTGCTGCTGCTCGGGGTACTGGGGGTGCTGGTCCCGGGTGTGCCGGGCACCTGGCTGGTGTGGGCGGGGCTGCTGTGGTGGGCGCTGCACGTGCGGTCGGCGCTGGCGTGGTCCCTGCTCGTCTCGGCGACGGCCCTGCTGCTGGTGGTCCAGGTGGTGAAGTGGCAGTTGCCGCCGCGGCAGGTGCGGGGGCTGGGGATCACCCCCCGGACGGCGGTGTTCGCGGGGGCCGGCGCGGTACTGGGCTTCGTCCTGGTCCCCGTACTGGGAACGGTCCCGGGCTTCGTGGGCGGCATCTACCTCTGCGAGCGGCAGCGCCTGGGGACGCACGGCGAGGCGTGGGCGTCGGTACGGGCGGTGATGCGGGCGGTGGGGACCAGCGTGCTGGTGGAGCTCTTCGCGTGCCTGCTGGTGGTGGGGGCCTGGGTGGGGGCGGTGGTGGCGGGGTCGTAG
- a CDS encoding nuclear transport factor 2 family protein — MSPEEIVDGQLAAYNARDLEGFLAFYVKDVPVHAFPSGEVMADRSGPAFAERYATLFESSPDLHAELVSRVTHGRIVIDQERVTGFMGGEARSAVAMYEVGPDRIEKVWFVV; from the coding sequence ATGTCTCCGGAGGAGATCGTCGACGGCCAGCTCGCCGCCTACAACGCGCGTGACCTGGAGGGTTTTCTCGCCTTCTACGTGAAGGACGTGCCGGTGCACGCCTTCCCGTCGGGTGAGGTGATGGCCGACCGCTCGGGTCCGGCGTTCGCGGAGCGCTACGCCACCCTCTTCGAGTCGAGCCCGGACCTGCACGCGGAACTCGTCTCCCGCGTCACGCACGGCCGCATCGTGATCGACCAGGAACGCGTCACCGGCTTCATGGGCGGCGAGGCCCGATCGGCCGTCGCGATGTACGAGGTCGGCCCGGACCGCATCGAGAAGGTGTGGTTCGTGGTCTGA
- a CDS encoding non-ribosomal peptide synthetase produces the protein MTSALQAQQALLAHPAQQEYWETRRQNWTEPVQVIRDHLRPGAGEPRTTAVTLEADTVTALDRITSGDAVLLRTVAATALSLLAARTTDRDDVVVFVPAPSAPAAAPGAVANRALPLDVRLPAGAEAKDVLRAVRAAYLEAAGNLDVPVAHILERSDSRPTDFMADVDGDLGPEDAERAGTPLLFTLTTGTDGARVGLRYDPTLFTEETAGRLLETYRTLLHTLTTAPATTTDELRAPSAADLALIAGFNDTDAPFPEDRLLHSFLEQGARENGERIAVADSSGTTYARLNADANRLARTLRGRGVGAGSIVGVCVPRSAAMLTAIYAVLKAGGAYLPIDPTLPDNRIQYLLDHSGTGLVLATAETAAVLGDRPVLDVADPANLATDDSDLDPVTGPGDACYVIYTSGSTGKPKGVVVEHRAIVNRLWWMQRGYPLGSDDIILHKTPFTFDVSVWEIFWWSLAGAAVATLPNGAERDPARIADRIAESRATTMHFVPSMLHAFLTYTQASGTSGSLGTLRRVFASGEALAAAHVELFHTALPQTLLANLYGPTEAAVDVSWFNCDSLDATRSVPIGRPIDNIRLIVRTRDGRLAPLGVPGELCISGVGLARGYLHAPELTADRFVAGPDGYGRIYRTGDLARWLPGGTLEYLGRLDTQVKIRGYRIELGEIEHLAGGAPGVTECAVTAVAGDRGEKALCAYVIAGPDFDEAGLRAALAAELPSYMVPQFVVTVPAIPTNHNGKRDVSALPAPRQQNDPEREFTEPATAVERLLAATWSDALGVSRVGARDSFFALGGDSILAIRVVAALRQAGYEVSVGEVFAHQVLSDLAAVVRRAEPVAVDAAAVPADAEPARAWPASALQQGMIYHSSVEPDVPVYHDIFRYHVDVPRIGEAELLSAWGDLTQRHAVLRARFDLESFDRPHMVVEDTPNPPAEVVDLRTEADPLAAVAAWAEAEKGRPVDPAGPGPAYRARFFLTGPGRVVLGLSFHHAILDGWSVASLVEEWVRGYGDRLAGRTTAAAAVPALQSRYAELEDAAESDPAQRAFWTTELAGSQLTEVPRLGEGARGQQTAAEVVVSARPLDDGLLTALRERATQWSVPLKSVFLAAHLRVQSLIANQYDVTTGLVANGRPEVEDAEHALGMFLNTLPFRLRLDPEQSWRWLAERCFELEQRVQPHRWYPLPAIQKLHGGPAFDVLFNFTNFHVHQRDAADAPDREPAVVSVDYFEQTNAPLVVYVGANAYEGGWEYRIGYDPGQFSAEQVDRYLGYYLGCFQALAAGGDTAWSDTVPLSEAERAELLPAPARPAAPELEGHRTLVDRFEAMAGKHPDATAVSCAGRTLTYRELDRRANALAHRFAERGVRPGDLVALALDRDLEMVLAILATLKAGAVYVPIDPGYPEDRIRTTVEDADVRLVVATPEVCGLFPDRATVSGTAEALAELVGDGTDRAPGHTLTAESPAYVIYTSGSTGRPKGVLVTHGNVLRLFGATEHWYGFSEEDTWSLFHSFAFDFSVWELWGALLYGGRLVVVPYWVSRSVEDFADLLVTEGVTVLNQTPSAFAQVKHAIMARAGREDVRLRHVVFGGEALDFASLTDWFAHFGDSRPQLVNMYGITETTVHVTYRPVTAADTTAPGSMIGEPIPDLGMYLLDRAGRPVPVGTVGELVVTGAGVACGYLGRPEENAKRFVELDLGHGPVRAYRSGDLARRMPGGEVEYLGRGDAQVKIQGYRIETGDIEAALTSHPGVDSSLVLAFTRRTGGKALAGYYVPASGEPVDAAELRAHLADRLPGYMVPSFLIEVEQWPLTINGKTDRRALPDPEEHLAAAAHAYAAPRDHVESRLAAVWQDVLGVPRVGVDDTYHGLGGDSLQGIRLVGALRRAGFEVALNDLFRVQTIRALTDQGLIAAAAHSADEAPSRPFDLLPEKDRDAVPAGVEDAYPATRLQLGMIFHTETDPAQAVFHDLIRYRIDLPFDQEVLQDLLTAVVDEHEILKTSFALTGYSVPLQLVHEKGQVNLTVHDLSHLGEAARDAAVDAWFEAEKSTGFLWSAPTQMRFFVHRASAGSFHLSVSFHHAVIDGWSFSGLMARLLEDYRRVLAGQPRTAPAPAPLAYRDYVRLELAAQHDSAARAYWTGLLDGAGYTKLPRLPEPGARWAEAELLLDESRYDQLAELAARHQVSVKDVCLAAHFRALSLITGTEDVTTGVFGHGRPEHVDAERMVGLFLNIVPLRARTGGSWPELLADVNRIGHEHLPHRRYAYASIQQAMGGRRLVETAFNFVNFSAYADRLGADGGQVIGDLKWFEHSDFALLVTFNADLFTRRMRVNFNAAASVLGRAAVRDVAEVYEAVLAELLGDEAAGNRTAGPLARLPRPAHAAPDGYDRGNAALPARVEGAERIDPAALDALVSRICGDPDAVGTLDSLTALRLATAVRDTFGVSVPLRLLLDGGVAVLGR, from the coding sequence ATGACCAGCGCACTTCAGGCCCAGCAAGCACTCCTCGCCCACCCCGCGCAGCAGGAGTACTGGGAGACCCGCAGACAGAACTGGACGGAGCCGGTCCAGGTCATCCGTGACCACCTGCGTCCCGGAGCGGGCGAGCCCCGGACGACCGCCGTCACCCTCGAGGCCGACACCGTCACCGCCCTGGACCGCATCACCTCCGGCGACGCCGTCCTCCTGCGCACCGTCGCCGCCACGGCCCTGTCCCTCCTGGCGGCCCGTACCACCGACCGGGACGACGTGGTCGTCTTCGTGCCCGCGCCGTCCGCCCCGGCCGCGGCCCCGGGCGCCGTGGCCAACCGCGCCCTTCCGCTCGACGTCCGGCTGCCGGCCGGTGCCGAGGCCAAGGACGTGCTCCGTGCCGTCCGCGCGGCCTACCTGGAGGCCGCCGGGAACCTCGACGTACCCGTCGCGCACATCCTGGAGCGGAGCGACAGCCGCCCCACCGACTTCATGGCCGACGTGGACGGGGACCTCGGCCCCGAGGACGCCGAACGTGCCGGCACCCCGCTGCTGTTCACCCTCACCACCGGCACGGACGGAGCCCGCGTCGGCCTGCGCTACGACCCCACCCTCTTCACCGAGGAGACCGCCGGCCGGCTGCTGGAGACCTACCGCACCCTGCTGCACACCCTCACCACGGCCCCCGCGACGACGACCGACGAGCTGCGCGCGCCCTCCGCCGCCGACCTCGCCCTCATCGCCGGGTTCAACGACACCGACGCGCCCTTCCCCGAGGACCGGCTGCTGCACTCCTTCCTGGAGCAGGGCGCCCGCGAGAACGGCGAGCGCATCGCCGTCGCCGACAGCTCGGGCACCACGTACGCCCGGCTCAACGCCGACGCCAACCGGCTGGCCCGGACGCTGCGCGGGCGCGGTGTCGGCGCCGGCAGCATCGTCGGGGTCTGCGTACCCCGCTCCGCGGCCATGCTCACCGCCATCTACGCCGTGCTCAAGGCGGGCGGCGCCTACCTGCCGATCGACCCCACCCTGCCGGACAACCGCATCCAGTACCTCCTGGACCACAGCGGCACCGGCCTGGTGCTGGCCACCGCCGAGACCGCGGCCGTCCTCGGCGACCGGCCCGTCCTCGACGTCGCGGACCCGGCCAACCTGGCCACCGACGACAGCGACCTCGACCCCGTCACCGGCCCCGGCGACGCCTGCTACGTGATCTACACGTCGGGTTCGACCGGCAAGCCCAAGGGCGTCGTCGTCGAACACCGCGCCATCGTCAACCGGCTGTGGTGGATGCAGCGCGGCTACCCCCTCGGGTCGGACGACATCATCCTGCACAAGACGCCGTTCACCTTCGACGTGTCGGTGTGGGAGATCTTCTGGTGGTCCCTGGCGGGCGCGGCCGTCGCCACCCTGCCCAACGGTGCGGAGCGGGACCCGGCGCGCATCGCGGACCGGATCGCCGAGAGCCGGGCCACCACCATGCACTTCGTCCCCAGCATGCTGCACGCCTTCCTGACGTACACCCAGGCGTCGGGGACCTCCGGCAGCCTCGGCACCCTGCGCCGGGTGTTCGCCAGCGGTGAGGCGCTCGCCGCCGCCCACGTGGAGCTGTTCCACACCGCTCTCCCGCAGACCCTGCTGGCCAACCTCTACGGGCCCACCGAGGCAGCCGTCGACGTCAGCTGGTTCAACTGCGACAGCCTCGACGCCACCCGGTCGGTGCCGATCGGCCGCCCCATCGACAACATCCGCCTGATCGTCCGCACCCGGGACGGGCGCCTCGCGCCGCTGGGCGTCCCCGGCGAACTGTGCATCTCCGGCGTCGGCCTGGCCCGCGGCTACCTGCACGCTCCCGAACTGACGGCCGACCGGTTCGTAGCCGGCCCCGACGGCTACGGCCGCATCTACCGGACGGGCGACCTGGCGCGCTGGCTGCCCGGTGGCACCCTGGAGTACCTCGGCCGGCTCGACACCCAGGTGAAGATCCGCGGCTACCGGATCGAACTCGGCGAGATCGAACACCTGGCCGGTGGCGCGCCCGGCGTCACCGAGTGCGCCGTGACGGCGGTCGCGGGGGACCGTGGCGAGAAGGCCCTGTGTGCCTACGTGATCGCGGGCCCGGACTTCGACGAAGCCGGTCTGAGGGCGGCGCTGGCCGCCGAACTGCCCTCGTACATGGTGCCGCAGTTCGTCGTCACCGTCCCCGCCATCCCCACCAACCACAACGGCAAGCGCGACGTCTCCGCGCTGCCCGCGCCCCGGCAGCAGAACGACCCCGAACGGGAGTTCACCGAGCCGGCCACGGCGGTGGAACGGCTGCTCGCCGCGACCTGGAGCGACGCCCTCGGAGTGAGCCGGGTCGGCGCCCGGGACAGCTTCTTCGCCCTGGGCGGTGACTCCATCCTCGCCATCCGGGTGGTGGCCGCGCTGCGGCAGGCCGGGTACGAGGTGTCGGTCGGCGAGGTCTTCGCCCACCAGGTGCTGTCCGACCTGGCCGCCGTGGTCCGCCGGGCCGAGCCCGTCGCCGTGGACGCAGCCGCCGTGCCCGCCGATGCCGAACCGGCCCGCGCGTGGCCGGCCTCCGCCCTCCAGCAGGGCATGATCTACCACAGCAGCGTCGAACCGGACGTCCCCGTCTACCACGACATCTTCCGCTACCACGTGGACGTGCCCCGTATCGGTGAGGCCGAACTCCTCTCCGCATGGGGTGACTTGACGCAACGTCACGCCGTTCTCCGGGCCCGTTTCGACCTGGAGTCCTTCGACCGGCCGCACATGGTGGTCGAGGACACCCCGAATCCGCCCGCCGAGGTCGTGGACCTGCGCACCGAGGCCGATCCGCTCGCCGCCGTCGCCGCCTGGGCCGAGGCCGAGAAGGGCCGCCCCGTCGACCCGGCCGGCCCGGGACCCGCGTACCGCGCACGGTTCTTCCTGACCGGTCCCGGCCGCGTCGTCCTCGGGCTGAGCTTCCACCACGCCATCCTCGACGGCTGGAGCGTCGCCTCCCTGGTGGAGGAGTGGGTGCGCGGCTACGGCGACCGGCTGGCCGGCCGCACCACCGCCGCCGCCGCCGTACCCGCGCTGCAGAGCCGCTACGCCGAGTTGGAGGACGCGGCCGAAAGCGATCCGGCGCAGCGCGCGTTCTGGACCACGGAACTGGCCGGCAGCCAGCTCACGGAGGTCCCGAGGCTGGGGGAGGGCGCCCGGGGACAGCAGACGGCCGCCGAAGTCGTCGTCAGCGCCCGCCCGCTCGACGACGGCCTGCTCACCGCGCTGCGCGAGCGCGCCACGCAGTGGTCGGTGCCGCTCAAGAGCGTGTTCCTCGCCGCGCACCTGCGCGTGCAGTCCCTGATCGCCAACCAGTACGACGTCACCACCGGCCTCGTGGCGAACGGCCGCCCCGAAGTGGAGGATGCCGAACACGCCCTGGGCATGTTCCTCAACACCCTGCCCTTCCGGCTGCGGCTGGACCCCGAGCAGAGCTGGCGGTGGCTGGCCGAGCGCTGCTTCGAGCTGGAACAGCGCGTCCAGCCGCACCGCTGGTACCCGCTGCCCGCCATCCAGAAGCTGCACGGCGGCCCGGCCTTCGACGTGCTCTTCAACTTCACCAACTTCCACGTGCACCAGCGGGACGCCGCGGACGCGCCGGACCGCGAGCCGGCCGTCGTCTCGGTGGACTACTTCGAGCAGACCAACGCCCCGCTCGTGGTGTACGTCGGAGCCAACGCCTACGAAGGCGGCTGGGAGTACCGCATCGGTTACGACCCCGGCCAGTTCTCCGCCGAGCAGGTCGACCGCTACCTCGGCTACTACCTGGGCTGCTTCCAGGCCCTCGCAGCCGGCGGCGACACCGCCTGGTCGGACACCGTTCCGCTGTCCGAGGCGGAGCGGGCCGAGCTGCTGCCGGCGCCCGCCCGCCCCGCGGCGCCCGAACTCGAAGGCCACCGCACCCTGGTGGACCGGTTCGAGGCGATGGCGGGCAAGCACCCCGACGCCACCGCCGTCTCCTGCGCCGGCCGCACCCTGACGTACCGGGAACTGGACCGCCGCGCCAACGCCCTGGCCCACCGCTTCGCCGAGCGCGGCGTCCGCCCCGGTGACCTCGTGGCCCTCGCCCTGGACCGCGACCTGGAAATGGTCCTCGCGATCCTGGCCACCCTCAAGGCCGGCGCCGTGTACGTGCCCATCGACCCCGGCTACCCCGAGGACCGCATCCGTACGACGGTCGAGGACGCGGACGTCCGGCTGGTCGTCGCCACCCCCGAGGTGTGCGGCCTCTTCCCCGACCGCGCCACGGTGTCCGGCACCGCCGAGGCCCTGGCGGAACTCGTCGGCGACGGCACCGACCGGGCCCCCGGACACACGCTGACCGCCGAGTCCCCGGCCTACGTCATCTACACCTCCGGATCCACCGGGCGCCCCAAGGGCGTACTGGTCACCCACGGCAACGTGCTGCGCCTGTTCGGCGCGACCGAGCACTGGTACGGGTTCAGCGAGGAGGACACCTGGTCGCTGTTCCACTCCTTCGCCTTCGACTTCTCGGTGTGGGAGCTGTGGGGCGCGCTGCTGTACGGCGGCCGCCTCGTCGTGGTCCCGTACTGGGTGAGCCGTTCGGTGGAGGACTTCGCCGACCTGCTGGTCACCGAGGGCGTGACCGTGCTCAACCAGACGCCGTCGGCGTTCGCCCAGGTCAAGCACGCGATCATGGCTCGGGCCGGGCGTGAAGACGTCCGCCTGCGCCACGTCGTCTTCGGCGGCGAGGCCCTGGACTTCGCCTCGCTCACCGACTGGTTCGCCCATTTCGGCGACTCCCGGCCGCAGCTGGTCAACATGTACGGCATCACCGAGACCACCGTGCACGTCACCTACCGTCCGGTGACCGCGGCCGACACCACCGCCCCGGGCAGCATGATCGGCGAGCCCATTCCGGACCTCGGCATGTACCTGCTGGACCGGGCCGGCCGGCCGGTCCCCGTGGGCACCGTCGGCGAACTCGTCGTGACCGGCGCGGGCGTGGCCTGCGGCTACCTCGGCCGGCCCGAGGAGAACGCCAAGCGGTTCGTCGAACTGGACCTCGGCCACGGACCCGTCCGGGCGTACCGCTCCGGCGACCTGGCCCGGCGGATGCCCGGCGGCGAGGTCGAGTACCTGGGCCGCGGCGACGCGCAGGTCAAGATCCAGGGCTACCGCATCGAGACGGGCGACATCGAGGCCGCGCTGACCTCCCACCCCGGGGTCGACTCCTCCCTGGTGCTGGCCTTCACCCGGCGCACCGGGGGCAAGGCCCTGGCCGGGTACTACGTGCCCGCGTCCGGTGAACCGGTCGACGCCGCAGAGCTGCGCGCCCACCTCGCCGACAGACTGCCCGGGTATATGGTGCCCAGCTTCCTGATCGAGGTGGAGCAGTGGCCCCTGACCATCAACGGCAAGACCGACCGGCGGGCCCTGCCCGACCCGGAGGAGCACCTGGCCGCTGCCGCCCATGCGTACGCCGCACCGCGTGACCACGTGGAGTCCCGGCTGGCCGCCGTCTGGCAGGACGTCCTGGGCGTGCCCAGGGTCGGCGTCGACGACACCTACCACGGGCTCGGCGGTGACTCCCTGCAGGGCATCCGGCTGGTCGGGGCCCTGCGCAGGGCCGGCTTCGAGGTGGCGCTGAACGACCTGTTCCGCGTCCAGACCATCCGTGCGCTCACCGACCAGGGCCTCATCGCCGCGGCCGCCCACAGCGCCGACGAGGCCCCGAGCCGGCCCTTCGACCTGCTTCCGGAGAAGGACCGGGACGCGGTCCCGGCCGGGGTGGAGGACGCCTACCCGGCCACCCGGCTCCAGCTGGGCATGATCTTCCACACGGAGACCGACCCCGCCCAGGCCGTCTTCCACGACCTGATCCGCTACCGCATCGACCTCCCCTTCGACCAGGAGGTGCTCCAGGACCTGCTGACGGCCGTGGTCGACGAGCACGAGATCCTCAAGACCTCCTTCGCACTCACCGGGTACAGCGTGCCCCTGCAGCTCGTGCACGAGAAGGGACAGGTCAACCTCACCGTCCACGACCTCTCGCACCTGGGCGAGGCCGCCCGCGACGCCGCCGTCGACGCGTGGTTCGAAGCGGAGAAGAGCACCGGCTTCCTGTGGAGCGCGCCCACCCAGATGCGCTTCTTCGTGCACCGGGCCTCCGCCGGCTCCTTCCACCTGTCGGTCAGCTTCCACCACGCCGTCATCGACGGCTGGAGCTTCTCCGGTCTGATGGCCCGCCTGCTGGAGGACTACCGCAGGGTGCTCGCCGGACAGCCGCGCACCGCGCCGGCGCCCGCACCGCTCGCCTACCGCGACTACGTACGCCTGGAGCTGGCCGCCCAGCACGACAGTGCCGCCCGCGCGTACTGGACCGGCCTGCTGGACGGAGCCGGCTACACCAAGCTGCCGCGCCTGCCCGAACCCGGCGCCCGCTGGGCGGAGGCCGAGCTGCTGCTCGACGAGTCGCGCTACGACCAGCTGGCCGAGCTCGCCGCCCGCCACCAGGTGTCCGTGAAGGACGTCTGCCTGGCCGCCCACTTCCGGGCCCTGTCGCTGATCACCGGCACCGAGGACGTGACCACCGGCGTCTTCGGCCACGGCCGGCCCGAACACGTGGACGCCGAGCGCATGGTGGGGCTGTTCCTCAACATCGTGCCGCTGCGCGCCCGGACCGGCGGCTCCTGGCCGGAGCTCCTCGCGGACGTCAACCGCATCGGTCACGAGCACCTGCCGCACCGGCGCTACGCGTACGCCTCCATCCAGCAGGCCATGGGCGGCCGGCGCCTGGTGGAGACGGCGTTCAACTTCGTCAACTTCAGCGCCTACGCCGACCGGCTCGGCGCGGACGGCGGACAGGTGATCGGCGACCTGAAGTGGTTCGAGCACTCGGACTTCGCGCTGCTGGTGACCTTCAACGCCGACCTGTTCACGCGCCGGATGCGGGTCAACTTCAACGCGGCGGCCTCCGTTCTCGGCCGGGCAGCGGTACGGGACGTCGCCGAGGTCTACGAGGCGGTCCTGGCAGAACTGCTCGGCGACGAGGCGGCGGGGAACCGCACCGCCGGGCCGCTCGCGCGGCTGCCCCGGCCCGCGCACGCGGCCCCCGACGGCTACGACCGCGGCAACGCGGCGCTGCCGGCCCGGGTCGAGGGCGCGGAACGCATCGACCCCGCGGCGCTGGACGCGCTCGTCAGCAGGATCTGCGGGGATCCGGACGCCGTCGGCACGCTGGACTCGCTGACCGCGCTGCGGCTGGCCACGGCCGTACGCGACACCTTCGGCGTCAGCGTGCCGCTGCGCCTGCTGCTCGACGGCGGCGTCGCCGTCCTGGGCCGGTGA
- a CDS encoding helix-turn-helix domain-containing protein: MLGAIGLDEGQESAYRVLVALGAAEVPDLAHRLTLPVPQTERALRHLERHGLAAQSSARPGRWVAAPPGVALGALLTQQRHELEQAELAAALLAEEYRAEAAEPAVHDLVEVVQGASAVAHRFRQIQLGAEKEVCALVSGRPQVVTGTDNEAEDRACVRGVDYRVVIEREVLTLPSGIREASTALARGEQVRVTGQVPTKLVIADRTLAMVPLTVRGAEPAALVVHASGLLESLTGLFEAVWRESLPLRLGPTGSAEESDGCPDSTDLEILSLLLAGMTDASVAKHLELGLRTVQRRVKGLMELSGVTTRLQLGWHAYERGWVAR, encoded by the coding sequence TTGCTGGGTGCCATAGGCCTCGACGAGGGGCAGGAGTCGGCGTACCGCGTGCTGGTGGCGCTGGGTGCGGCGGAGGTACCCGACCTCGCGCACCGGCTGACGCTGCCGGTGCCGCAGACCGAACGGGCCCTGCGCCACCTGGAGCGGCACGGGCTCGCGGCGCAGTCCTCGGCCCGGCCCGGACGCTGGGTGGCGGCCCCGCCCGGGGTCGCGCTCGGGGCCCTGCTGACCCAGCAGCGGCACGAGCTGGAGCAGGCGGAACTGGCGGCGGCGCTGCTGGCGGAGGAGTACCGGGCGGAAGCGGCCGAGCCGGCGGTGCACGACCTCGTGGAGGTGGTGCAGGGCGCGAGCGCGGTGGCGCACCGCTTCCGCCAGATCCAGCTGGGGGCCGAGAAGGAGGTGTGCGCGCTGGTCAGCGGCCGGCCGCAGGTGGTGACCGGGACGGACAACGAGGCCGAGGACCGGGCCTGCGTCCGCGGTGTCGACTACCGGGTGGTGATCGAGCGGGAGGTGCTGACCCTGCCGAGCGGGATCCGGGAGGCCTCCACGGCCCTGGCCCGGGGCGAGCAGGTCCGGGTGACCGGGCAGGTCCCGACGAAGCTGGTGATCGCGGACCGGACGCTCGCGATGGTTCCGCTGACGGTCCGCGGCGCGGAGCCGGCGGCGCTGGTGGTGCACGCGTCGGGGCTGCTGGAGTCCCTGACGGGCCTGTTCGAGGCGGTGTGGCGGGAGTCGCTGCCGCTGCGGCTGGGGCCGACCGGCTCGGCGGAGGAGTCCGACGGCTGCCCGGACTCCACGGACCTGGAGATCCTGTCCCTCCTCCTGGCGGGCATGACGGACGCGAGCGTGGCGAAGCACCTGGAGCTGGGTCTGCGGACGGTGCAGCGGCGCGTCAAGGGCCTGATGGAACTGTCCGGGGTGACGACACGCCTGCAGCTGGGCTGGCACGCCTACGAACGGGGCTGGGTGGCCCGATAG